The following coding sequences are from one Lolium rigidum isolate FL_2022 chromosome 6, APGP_CSIRO_Lrig_0.1, whole genome shotgun sequence window:
- the LOC124662235 gene encoding cytochrome P450 72A11-like, translating to MPREPEEEAMGGGTGAATAVLRDVSPSTLLASAAAIAMMWFGVQMLEWAWWSPRRMDRVLRAQGLRGTQYRFLKGDLKEEQRLKGEAWSRPVPMDRAHDIFPRVAPLLHRVMKDHGKVSFTWFGPYPRITIGDPELVREVLSNKFEHFEKTKLVRLARLLVGGLATLDGEQWAKHRRIMNPAFHAEKLKRMLPSFSASCSDLISRWENSASLSVGEIELDVWSELQSLSGDVISRAAFGVTSQEGSRIFLLQTEQAERLIQSFRTNYIPGFSLLPTENNRRMKAINTEIEQMLRGIIEKRQQSMKNGVIHNDDLLGLLLEANTDYSDADGKSSKGMTMEDVIGECKLFYFAGMETTAVLLTWTIVVLSMHPEWQDRAREEVLQVFGQNKPDLNGINRLKIVAMVFNEVLRLYPPVVLINRRTYKEIELGGVTYPPGVMLALNIMSIHRDPAIWGDDSNEFNPGRFAEGVTKACSDPGAFFPFSWGPRNCIGQNFALLEAKVAISMILQRFTFELSPSYVHAPCTVLTLHPQHDVPLRLRRL from the exons atgcccagaGAGCCAGAGGAAGAAGCAATGGGAGGTGGCACCGGCGCCGCCACCGCGGTACTCCGCGATGTTTCGCCGTCGACTCTACtggccagcgccgccgccatcgccatgaTGTGGTTCGGAGTGCAGATGCTTGAATGGGCCTGGTGGAGCCCAAGGCGCATGGACCGGGTTCTGAGGGCCCAGGGCCTCAGGGGCACCCAGTACCGATTCCTCAAAGGCGATCTCAAGGAGGAGCAGCGGCTCAAGGGGGAGGCCTGGTCCAGGCCCGTGCCCATGGATCGGGCACACGACattttcccgcgcgtcgcgcctcTCCTCCACCGTGTCATGAAGGACCACG GTAAGGTTTCATTCACATGGTTTGGGCCATACCCAAGAATAACAATCGGTGACCCGGAATTGGTTCGAGAAGTTCTATCGAATAAATTTGAGCATTTCGAGAAAACAAAGCTAGTCCGTCTTGCGCGGCTACTTGTTGGCGGGCTCGCAACCCTTGACGGTGAACAATGGGCCAAACATAGAAGGATTATGAATCCAGCCTTTCATGCAGAAAAGCTAAAG CGGATGTTGCCATCATTCTCTGCCTCGTGCAGCGACCTAATTAGCAGATGGGAGAATTCAGCCAGTCTTTCTGTTGGAGAAATAGAGCTTGATGTTTGGTCAGAGCTCCAGAGTTTATCAGGGGATGTCATTTCAAGAGCTGCATTCGGCGTTACCAGCCAAGAAGGCAGTCGGATTTTCCTCCTTCAAACAGAGCAAGCAGAACGCCTTATTCAATCTTTCCGGACTAATTACATCCCAGGCTTCTC GCTATTGccaacagaaaacaacagaagGATGAAGGCTATAAATACAGAGATAGAACAGATGCTAAGGGGCATAATAGAGAAGAGACAGCAGTCTATGAAAAATGGAGTGATACACAATGATGATCTACTTGGCTTGCTACTGGAGGCAAATACAGATTACAGCGATGCCGATGGCAAATCCAGCAAGGGGATGACCATGGAAGATGTAATTGGTGAATGCAAGCTGTTTTACTTTGCAGGAATGGAGACTACCGCCGTGCTGCTTACATGGACGATTGTGGTGCTAAGCATGCACCCGGAGTGGCAGGATCGTGCCAGGGAGGAGGTTCTGCAGGTCTTTGGGCAAAACAAACCAGATTTAAATGGCATTAACCGCCTCAAAATT GTTGCCATGGTATTTAACGAGGTCCTGCGTCTGTACCCGCCCGTGGTGCTCATTAACCGCCGGACATACAAGGAGATAGAGCTGGGAGGCGTCACATACCCTCCGGGCGTGATGCTTGCGCTGAACATCATGTCCATCCACCGTGACCCTGCCATATGGGGGGATGACTCCAACGAGTTCAACCCGGGGAGGTTTGCAGAGGGCGTGACCAAGGCGTGCAGCGACCCAGGGGCCTTCTTCCCCTTCAGCTGGGGGCCGAGGAACTGCATCGGTCAGAACTTCGCGCTGCTTGAGGCCAAGGTGGCCATCAGCATGATCCTTCAGCGCTTCACGTTCGAGCTCTCGCCGTCCTACGTGCACGCGCCCTGTACCGTCCTCACACTGCACCCGCAGCATGATGTCCCCCTTAGGCTGCGCCGTCTCTGA
- the LOC124660235 gene encoding cytochrome P450 72A397-like has protein sequence MATRALQMLGEASPWSLAGAAAAMALLWLAAWIVEWAWWTPRRLRRALQAQGLRGTQYRLFTGDVPENARLNREARSKPLPLGSHDIIQRVQPMFSNVIKENGKFSFTWFGPTPRVMIPDPELVREVLSNKFGHYGKQKSSRLGKLLANGLANHQGEKWAKHRRILNPAFHNEKIKRMLPVFATCCEEMITRWDNSMSTQGSSEIDIWPEFQNLTGDVISRTAFGSNYQEGMKIFQLQGELAERLIMAFQTIFIPGYWFLPTKNNKRMRAIDCEIRTILRGIIGKKDKAIKNGEAISDDLLGLLLESNMRESNGKADLGMSTEEIIQECKLFYFAGMETTSVLLTWTLILLSMHPEWQEKARDEVLYHFGRTTPDFEHLSRLKIVTMILYEVLRLYPPITILTRRTYKSMELGGIKYPAGVNLMLPILFIHHDPNLWGKDASEFNPERFADGISNAAKHPGSFFPFGGGPRICIGQNFALLEAKMALSTILQHFSLELSPSYTHAPYTVITLHPQHGAQIRIKKI, from the exons ATGGCGACCCGAGCTCTCCAGATGTTGGGGGAGGCCTCTCCGTGGAGCCtagcaggcgcggcggcggccatggcgctgCTGTGGCTGGCCGCCTGGATTGTGGAGTGGGCATGGTGGACcccgcggcggctgcggcgggcccTTCAGGCTCAAGGCCTCAGGGGCACCCAGTACCGCCTATTCACCGGCGACGTGCCGGAGAACGCCCGGCTCAACAGAGAGGCCCGGTCCAAGCCCCTGCCGCTCGGCTCCCACGACATCATCCAGCGCGTGCAGCCCATGTTCAGCAACGTTATTAAAGAGAACG GAAAATTTTCATTCACTTGGTTTGGCCCAACACCAAGGGTGATGATTCCTGACCCGGAATTAGTGAGAGAAGTTCTGTCCAACAAGTTTGGGCACTATGGCAAACAAAAGAGCAGCCGTCTTGGGAAGCTGCTTGCCAACGGGCTTGCAAATCATCAAGGCGAGAAATGGGCAAAGCACCGGCGAATCTTGAATCCTGCTTTTCACAACGAAAAGATAAAG AGGATGCTGCCTGTGTTCGCTACCTGTTGCGAAGAAATGATTACTAGATGGGATAATTCAATGTCCACCCAAGGATCATCTGAGATTGACATCTGGCCCGAGTTCCAGAATCTTACCGGAGATGTCATCTCGAGAACAGCATTTGGTAGCAATTACCAAGAGGGGATGAAAATATTCCAGCTGCAAGGGGAGCTAGCTGAACGCCTAATAATGGCTTTTCAGACTATTTTTATCCCAGGCTATTG GTTCCTACCTACAAAAAATAACAAAAGGATGAGAGCAATTGACTGTGAGATCCGCACAATTCTGCGAGGGATTATTGGAAAAAAAGACAAAGCTATTAAAAATGGTGAAGCCATCAGTGATGACTTGCTAGGATTGCTGTTGGAGTCAAATATGCGGGAATCCAATGGGAAAGCAGATCTAGGAATGAGTACTGAAGAAATAATCCAGGAATGCAAGCTATTTTACTTCGCAGGTATGGAGACAACATCAGTCTTGCTCACATGGACACTAATTCTGCTCAGCATGCACCCAGAGTGGCAAGAGAAGGCAAGAGATGAAGTGTTGTACCATTTTGGAAGAACAACACCTGATTTCGAGCACTTGAGTCGCCTAAAGATT GTAACAATGATTCTATATGAGGTTCTTAGATTGTACCCGCCAATAACCATTCTAACGAGAAGAACATACAAATCAATGGAGCTCGGTGGTATCAAATATCCAGCAGGCGTGAACCTTATGTTGCCTATTCTCTTTATCCACCATGATCCCAATTTATGGGGAAAAGACGCGAGCGAATTCAACCCAGAGAGGTTTGCTGATGGCATCTCGAATGCAGCGAAGCATCCGGGTTCTTTCTTCCCATTTGGAGGGGGTCCTCGGATTTGCATCGGCCAGAACTTTGCTTTGCTGGAAGCCAAGATGGCTCTCAGCACCATCCTGCAGCACTTCTCTCTCGAGCTCTCGCCGTCCTATACTCACGCACCGTATACTGTGATAACCCTCCACCCTCAGCATGGTGCTCAAATTAGGATAAAGAAGATATGA